Sequence from the Fusobacterium sp. FSA-380-WT-3A genome:
CTGCTGAAATTCTTTCAAAAAGAGGAATAGCATTATCTGATATTTGTGTAGCCTCCTTAGCAGTTTTCTTTATATTACTTTTAACTTCATTTTTTAATTTTTCAATTTTATCCATTATTATTTTAGGAGTTCTTTCAATAGCAGCTAAGTATAACATTTGCTCCTTTTCTTCAGGATTAAGATTTAAACAATCAGCAATTCTAAGCAGTACTTCTTCACTAGGTGGATTTTTTACTTCTCCTCTTTCTATTGAATTAAAATAAGATTGAGTTATATTTATCATTTTAGCAAATTTATTTTGACTAATCCCAAGAGCTTCTCTTTTTTCTTTTAAAAATTCAGTAAAAATCAAATTATATCCCTCCTTTAAAATAAGTTATATTTTCTTATAAATAATCATATAAATAATTATACTATATTTTAAGATAGAATGCAACATTTTAAAAAAACTATTGACAAAAATAGTTAGATAAGTTATAATAAGTTATAGATAAATATAGTTAAGTTTGGAAAAGGAGGATTATTTATGAAAATACTTATAAAAAATAAAAAATGGAATATTTTTTTAGGAAATACAACTACTTTAGAATGTGATGTGATTCAAAGAGAAGGATTATTTTATATTCAATTTGAATATGATAAAAAATTATTTAAAATAAAAAGTAAAAATATAGATAATACTCTTAGATATTTAGAAGATATGTTTGTAGGGATAGAATTAAGAAAAGAATTAAATAGTAGAATAGCTGTTTAAAATTTATAATAGGAAATCTTTATATGAATAGAAATTTTATAATATATTAAAAAGAGGGATTGTTCTAATTACAATACCCTCTTTTTTTTATTTTAGGATTTTATAAATTTTATCTATATCTAAATTTTGACGC
This genomic interval carries:
- a CDS encoding LexA family transcriptional regulator produces the protein MIFTEFLKEKREALGISQNKFAKMINITQSYFNSIERGEVKNPPSEEVLLRIADCLNLNPEEKEQMLYLAAIERTPKIIMDKIEKLKNEVKSNIKKTAKEATQISDNAIPLFERISAGLGAFTDNDIEDYIMLPGLNNTNQNLFAVNVVGDSMEPTIKDGSIIICKKTLDIKSGEIGAFFIDEQAFVKRLKITKNYVALVSDNPNYSPIYIGPGENFNVVGKVIKVLSDI